Proteins from a single region of Polynucleobacter sp. KF022:
- a CDS encoding phosphoribosylanthranilate isomerase — protein sequence MGLLTYSPGRTRVKICGLKTSADVDSAVSAGVDAVGFVFYPPSVRAVSPNIAAQLISRLPAGVDAVGLVVNATDEQFAAIRAAASITLWQFHGDETPERCAQLAAGEPWMKAARVGAGFAFDEFSLQYSQANAFLLDALVEGYGGGGVPFDWQGIPQTWVSENAPRVVLSGGLNAHNVGEAIARLHPCAVDVSSGVESSRGVKDPALMAQFIQAVRAADAKTSSQ from the coding sequence ATGGGCTTACTGACATATTCTCCCGGCCGAACTAGGGTCAAAATCTGCGGTTTAAAGACGTCTGCTGATGTGGATTCAGCCGTTTCCGCTGGGGTGGATGCTGTCGGCTTCGTCTTTTACCCTCCAAGTGTACGGGCAGTAAGCCCTAATATCGCTGCCCAGCTTATTTCCAGGCTCCCAGCAGGGGTTGATGCCGTTGGGTTGGTTGTAAACGCTACAGATGAGCAATTTGCCGCTATTCGAGCCGCTGCTTCAATCACCTTATGGCAGTTTCATGGGGATGAGACCCCAGAGCGCTGTGCCCAGCTTGCTGCTGGCGAGCCCTGGATGAAAGCTGCTCGCGTAGGAGCCGGCTTCGCTTTTGATGAATTTTCCCTACAATATAGTCAAGCAAACGCTTTTCTGCTGGATGCCCTCGTCGAGGGTTATGGTGGCGGAGGCGTTCCTTTTGATTGGCAAGGAATACCGCAGACATGGGTAAGCGAAAACGCGCCTCGGGTCGTTTTGAGTGGTGGATTGAACGCGCACAACGTGGGCGAGGCGATTGCACGCCTGCATCCTTGCGCGGTTGACGTCAGCAGTGGCGTAGAAAGCAGCAGGGGTGTTAAAGATCCTGCGCTCATGGCTCAATTTATCCAAGCAGTGCGCGCAGCTGATGCGAAAACATCATCCCAATAA
- the trpB gene encoding tryptophan synthase subunit beta: MYDKPDARGHFGPYGGVFVSETLMYALDELKEAYAKYQHDPEFIEEFHYELKHFVGRPSPVYHAKRWSEMLGGAQIYLKREDLNHTGAHKINNVIGQAMLAKRMGKPRIIAETGAGQHGVATATICARFGLDCTVYQGSVDVARQAQNVFRMKLLGAKVVPVESGTKTLKDALNEAMRDWVTNVDNTFYIIGTVAGPHPYPMMVRDFQSVIGEECKVQMPEMTGRQPDFVLACVGGGSNAMGIFYPYIDYPEVKLVGVEAAGHGLGSGLHSAALCVGKPGVLHGNRTYLLQDENGQISETHSVSAGMDYPGVGPEHAWLKDSGRADYVAITDEEALQAFHDCCRIEGIIPALESSHAIAYACKLAKTLPKDKTILVNLSGRGDKDMHTVAQATGSEG, from the coding sequence ATGTACGATAAGCCAGATGCACGAGGACACTTTGGTCCCTATGGTGGCGTATTTGTTTCTGAGACGTTGATGTATGCATTAGATGAGTTGAAGGAAGCCTATGCAAAATATCAACACGATCCAGAATTCATTGAAGAGTTTCATTACGAACTCAAACACTTTGTAGGCAGACCATCACCGGTTTATCACGCCAAGCGTTGGAGTGAAATGCTCGGTGGTGCGCAGATCTACCTAAAGCGTGAAGATTTAAATCACACTGGTGCACACAAGATTAATAACGTGATTGGCCAAGCAATGTTGGCTAAGCGTATGGGCAAGCCCCGCATCATTGCTGAGACTGGGGCAGGGCAGCACGGGGTTGCCACAGCTACTATCTGCGCGCGTTTTGGTTTGGACTGTACGGTCTATCAAGGCTCTGTTGACGTTGCTCGTCAGGCGCAAAACGTATTTCGTATGAAGTTGCTCGGCGCCAAAGTGGTTCCAGTGGAATCCGGCACTAAGACTTTGAAAGATGCGCTGAACGAAGCGATGCGCGATTGGGTTACAAACGTTGACAATACTTTCTACATTATTGGCACTGTTGCAGGACCGCATCCTTATCCAATGATGGTGAGAGATTTTCAAAGCGTGATTGGTGAAGAGTGCAAAGTGCAAATGCCAGAGATGACTGGTCGTCAACCGGACTTTGTTCTCGCCTGTGTGGGTGGCGGTTCAAATGCCATGGGTATTTTCTATCCGTACATTGATTACCCCGAGGTAAAACTTGTTGGTGTTGAGGCAGCGGGTCATGGCTTGGGCAGTGGTCTACATTCAGCTGCTTTGTGCGTTGGTAAGCCTGGCGTATTGCATGGCAACCGTACTTACTTATTGCAAGATGAGAATGGTCAGATCTCTGAAACCCATTCCGTTTCTGCTGGCATGGATTACCCAGGAGTAGGCCCTGAGCATGCTTGGTTAAAAGATTCTGGTCGCGCAGACTATGTGGCAATTACAGATGAAGAAGCATTGCAAGCATTCCATGATTGCTGCCGTATTGAAGGCATCATTCCTGCGCTTGAGTCTTCTCATGCTATTGCCTATGCCTGCAAGTTGGCTAAGACCTTGCCAAAAGACAAAACGATCTTGGTGAACCTATCTGGTCGTGGTGATAAAGATATGCATACCGTTGCTCAAGCAACTGGCTCCGAAGGCTAA
- the trpA gene encoding tryptophan synthase subunit alpha, which translates to MSKITALFKELKSTGKKGLIPFITAGDPDPKQTVELMHALVRGGSSVIELGVPFSDPMADGPVIQRSSERALTHGVTLHSCLEMVKEFRKKDANTPVVLMGYANPVEQMGAERFATEAKAAGVDGVLVVDYPPEECVDFAARMRVAGIDPIFLLAPTSSHERIKEAAKIASGYIYYVSMRGVTGASHLNTQDVASIIPKIREETDIPIAVGFGISDAASAKAVSASADAVVIGSRIIRLLEDAPPGQAVQSLETFIREIRVALDS; encoded by the coding sequence ATGTCAAAAATTACTGCGCTCTTTAAGGAGCTAAAATCAACGGGAAAAAAAGGATTAATTCCTTTCATTACTGCTGGCGATCCAGATCCAAAACAAACTGTTGAACTTATGCATGCATTGGTACGCGGTGGTTCAAGCGTGATCGAATTAGGTGTGCCATTTTCAGATCCAATGGCTGATGGCCCCGTCATTCAAAGATCATCAGAGCGCGCATTAACGCATGGCGTCACTTTGCATAGTTGCTTAGAGATGGTGAAAGAGTTTCGCAAGAAGGATGCCAACACTCCAGTGGTGTTGATGGGCTATGCAAATCCGGTTGAGCAAATGGGAGCAGAACGTTTTGCTACAGAGGCAAAAGCTGCCGGTGTTGATGGTGTTTTGGTAGTGGACTATCCACCGGAGGAGTGTGTTGATTTCGCGGCCCGTATGCGCGTTGCTGGCATTGATCCGATTTTCTTATTGGCACCTACTTCATCCCATGAGCGTATAAAAGAAGCTGCCAAAATAGCTTCTGGTTATATCTATTACGTTTCTATGCGGGGCGTTACAGGTGCATCCCACCTCAATACCCAGGACGTAGCCAGTATCATCCCGAAAATCCGCGAAGAAACCGATATTCCAATCGCTGTAGGCTTCGGAATTAGCGATGCCGCTAGCGCCAAGGCTGTGTCGGCTAGCGCCGATGCCGTGGTGATTGGTAGCCGAATTATTCGCCTTTTAGAGGATGCGCCCCCTGGCCAGGCGGTACAATCACTGGAAACCTTCATTCGTGAGATTCGCGTCGCATTGGATAGTTAA
- the accD gene encoding acetyl-CoA carboxylase, carboxyltransferase subunit beta: protein MSWIDKLLPPQIQHTDPANRKSVPEGLWVKCPGCETVLYSTDIEANLSVCPKCSHHMRIGARLRLDSLLDEKGRYEIGADIYPTDPLKFKDSKKYPDRIKEANDASGESEALIVMGGKIETIPVVAACFEFQYMGGSMGSVVGERFARGVQEAINKKCAFICVTATGGARMQESLLSLFQMAKTNSMLTLLAKKDLPYISVLTDPTMGGISASFAFMGDVVMAEPKALIGFAGPRVIEQTVREKLPEGFQRSEFLMQKGGIDMIVDRRQMRGEIARLLALLQKLPEPAIAGSAAV, encoded by the coding sequence ATGAGCTGGATAGATAAATTACTCCCACCCCAAATTCAACACACTGATCCTGCGAATCGCAAATCAGTTCCTGAGGGATTGTGGGTTAAGTGCCCTGGTTGCGAAACCGTTCTCTACAGCACTGACATCGAAGCGAATTTATCGGTTTGCCCTAAATGTAGTCACCACATGCGCATAGGTGCGCGTCTACGCTTGGATAGCTTGTTAGATGAAAAAGGTCGCTACGAAATTGGCGCTGATATTTATCCAACCGATCCACTGAAGTTTAAAGATTCCAAAAAATATCCAGATCGTATTAAAGAAGCAAACGATGCTTCTGGTGAATCTGAAGCTCTGATTGTGATGGGCGGAAAGATTGAAACGATTCCCGTAGTTGCTGCATGTTTTGAATTCCAATACATGGGTGGCTCGATGGGTTCTGTAGTGGGTGAGCGCTTTGCCCGCGGTGTTCAAGAAGCGATTAATAAGAAGTGTGCATTTATTTGCGTAACCGCTACTGGTGGTGCACGTATGCAAGAGAGTTTGTTATCTCTGTTTCAGATGGCCAAGACCAACTCTATGTTGACCTTGTTAGCTAAAAAAGATTTGCCATACATCAGCGTTCTTACCGACCCAACGATGGGCGGCATCTCAGCCAGCTTTGCTTTTATGGGCGATGTAGTGATGGCTGAGCCTAAGGCTTTGATTGGATTTGCAGGTCCACGCGTGATCGAGCAAACTGTTCGTGAGAAATTGCCAGAAGGTTTCCAGCGCTCAGAATTCTTGATGCAAAAGGGCGGTATTGACATGATTGTTGATCGTCGTCAGATGCGCGGTGAAATTGCCCGTTTGCTGGCTTTGCTGCAAAAGCTTCCTGAGCCTGCAATAGCGGGTAGCGCAGCCGTTTAA
- the folC gene encoding bifunctional tetrahydrofolate synthase/dihydrofolate synthase, whose protein sequence is MSSAHQAPILFSSLEAWLSHLETAHPVGIDMGLERINRVKAALDLHFDCPVITVAGTNGKGSTCAFLESILLASGYRVGCHTSPHLLQFNERARINGEDVKDNVLLEHFAAVEKARVSLVDAPTLTYFEFTTLAIMHLFSKSNLDAVVLEVGMGGRLDAVNIVDADCAIVTSIDIDHADFLGGTREAIGLEKAGIFRPGHIAVCGDPVPPQTLIDHAEKLGCDLWLQGRDYNFQGDKQQWGWAGRNKRFSGLGYPALRGANQILNASAVIAALMALHQRLPVSAQDIRNGFALVELPGRFQVLPGQPTVILDVAHNPHAAATLAQGMDKMGYHPYTYAIFGAMADKDIEGVIKPLLNIVDFWFCTDLPTPRAASGQFLAQKLESMGVKPKNGLDGGIEIFENPSLAYQKALSQAGEGDRIVTFGSFYTVAGVMTYRNNQAH, encoded by the coding sequence TTGAGCTCAGCACACCAAGCCCCCATTTTATTTTCTAGCCTAGAGGCTTGGCTTAGCCACCTCGAAACTGCTCACCCTGTCGGTATCGATATGGGGCTTGAGCGTATCAATCGCGTGAAGGCTGCATTAGATTTGCATTTCGATTGTCCAGTGATCACGGTTGCTGGCACCAATGGCAAAGGATCCACTTGCGCCTTCTTGGAAAGCATTCTCCTCGCATCCGGTTACCGCGTTGGTTGCCACACTTCACCACACCTACTGCAATTTAATGAGCGTGCTCGTATCAATGGTGAGGATGTTAAAGACAATGTCTTGCTTGAGCATTTTGCTGCTGTAGAAAAAGCGCGCGTCAGCTTGGTCGATGCGCCAACGTTGACTTATTTTGAGTTCACCACTTTAGCCATCATGCATCTGTTTTCTAAATCGAATCTAGATGCTGTTGTATTGGAGGTTGGAATGGGCGGTCGTTTGGATGCAGTCAATATTGTTGACGCTGATTGTGCGATCGTAACCAGCATCGATATTGATCATGCAGATTTCTTAGGCGGTACACGCGAAGCGATTGGATTGGAGAAGGCGGGCATATTCCGCCCGGGTCATATTGCAGTATGCGGTGACCCTGTGCCTCCACAAACGCTTATCGACCATGCTGAAAAGCTGGGTTGTGATCTTTGGTTGCAGGGGCGTGATTACAACTTCCAAGGCGATAAACAGCAGTGGGGTTGGGCAGGGCGTAATAAGCGCTTTAGTGGTCTTGGTTATCCAGCACTGCGTGGCGCAAATCAGATTCTCAATGCATCTGCTGTTATTGCCGCCTTAATGGCTTTGCATCAGCGCTTGCCTGTGAGTGCTCAGGACATACGTAATGGCTTTGCCTTAGTGGAGTTGCCTGGTCGCTTTCAGGTGCTACCTGGGCAGCCTACGGTCATTTTGGATGTGGCTCACAACCCCCATGCCGCAGCTACCTTGGCTCAGGGTATGGATAAGATGGGCTATCACCCCTATACCTATGCCATTTTTGGGGCAATGGCCGACAAAGACATCGAAGGTGTCATCAAACCCCTCCTGAATATCGTAGATTTCTGGTTTTGCACAGATTTGCCGACTCCTAGGGCGGCTTCAGGTCAGTTCCTTGCTCAGAAGCTTGAAAGCATGGGTGTAAAGCCTAAAAATGGGTTAGACGGTGGCATTGAAATCTTTGAAAATCCCTCTTTAGCGTATCAAAAAGCGCTATCTCAGGCTGGTGAGGGTGATAGAATTGTCACCTTCGGATCCTTCTATACCGTTGCAGGCGTAATGACTTACCGAAACAACCAGGCCCACTGA
- a CDS encoding SPOR domain-containing protein, whose amino-acid sequence MIRLPSFFKRKTQSDDLEFDSRGGRTAKRAAPRSFQRAAEAEELALTEDPEQQRARHRLIGAAVLVLIAVVGLPRILDSKPKSAPNDIAVNIVTSLPIPGTETKPEERPKAEVPVEPAKEAPKVAATPVPVPEVKTESKPETKQEAKADTKPAPPAVNKSGTLGLAAGEEVVATSAPKADKPKTDDATKPATTNGSGKYVIQIGAFASEERAKGWIAKLKDQKIPNYVLNKTGTDGAKLYVLRAGPYTDKESAEAAEKKIKAMGLSPRLVESGKQ is encoded by the coding sequence ATGATTCGTTTACCAAGCTTTTTTAAGCGAAAAACCCAGTCTGATGACCTTGAATTTGATTCAAGGGGTGGTCGCACCGCCAAAAGAGCCGCGCCACGGAGTTTTCAACGGGCAGCAGAGGCTGAAGAGTTAGCCCTAACCGAAGATCCGGAACAACAAAGAGCGCGTCATCGTTTGATAGGCGCAGCTGTGTTGGTCTTAATTGCCGTAGTTGGCCTGCCTCGTATTTTGGATAGCAAACCAAAGTCTGCGCCAAATGATATCGCCGTCAACATTGTGACTAGCTTGCCGATCCCGGGTACCGAAACCAAGCCTGAAGAAAGGCCAAAAGCAGAAGTACCGGTTGAGCCTGCTAAAGAAGCTCCAAAAGTCGCTGCTACACCGGTGCCAGTACCAGAAGTAAAAACCGAATCTAAGCCTGAAACTAAGCAAGAAGCAAAAGCTGACACTAAACCAGCGCCACCTGCAGTAAATAAATCTGGCACATTGGGTTTGGCGGCGGGTGAAGAGGTGGTTGCTACCAGCGCTCCCAAAGCAGACAAACCAAAAACAGATGACGCAACTAAACCTGCCACTACAAACGGTTCAGGTAAGTACGTTATTCAGATTGGCGCCTTTGCATCGGAAGAGCGTGCCAAGGGTTGGATTGCAAAACTCAAAGATCAAAAGATTCCAAACTATGTCTTAAATAAGACTGGTACTGATGGCGCTAAGTTGTATGTACTGCGTGCAGGACCATACACCGATAAAGAATCCGCCGAAGCAGCGGAGAAGAAAATTAAGGCGATGGGTCTGTCACCAAGACTCGTCGAATCCGGTAAGCAGTAA
- a CDS encoding CvpA family protein, producing MEYLSTLKLTSVDYFTLVVLLISALVGISRGLFKEVLALASWFAAAWVAYHYSNYLSTEWLSTFHLDELLSLGVSFLILFILTLIICGLFGGVVQKIILSVGLSLTDRFLGLIFGVIRGGLIVVVLATLAALTPIPQSMAWKNAITRPAIDMATGLIKGWLPADWAKQLGDAMPKVTPTITPKLTIGI from the coding sequence ATGGAATACTTATCCACCCTCAAGCTAACATCGGTGGATTACTTCACCCTAGTTGTGCTCTTGATCTCCGCTTTGGTTGGTATCTCACGCGGCCTGTTTAAAGAGGTGCTTGCTTTAGCATCTTGGTTTGCTGCGGCCTGGGTTGCCTATCACTATAGCAATTACCTATCTACCGAGTGGCTCTCTACATTTCATCTAGATGAGCTACTGAGTTTGGGTGTGAGCTTCCTTATTTTATTTATATTGACACTCATCATCTGTGGCTTGTTTGGTGGAGTAGTGCAAAAAATTATTCTGTCTGTAGGACTGAGTTTGACTGACCGCTTCTTGGGTTTGATTTTTGGTGTAATTCGTGGCGGCCTGATTGTTGTAGTGCTTGCCACCTTGGCTGCGCTCACACCCATTCCGCAAAGCATGGCCTGGAAAAATGCCATTACCAGACCAGCAATTGATATGGCAACCGGTTTAATTAAAGGTTGGCTTCCTGCTGACTGGGCAAAGCAATTGGGTGATGCTATGCCTAAAGTTACCCCTACCATTACTCCTAAATTAACAATAGGAATCTAG
- the purF gene encoding amidophosphoribosyltransferase, whose translation MCGVVGTVSHSPVNQLLYDALLLLQHRGQDAAGIATMNGNSFTMHKANGLVRDVFRTRNMRSLVGNAGIGQVRYPTAGSASSEEEAQPFYVSAPYGIILAHNGNLTNAPSLRVEMAYRDRRHINTSSDTEVLLNVLADELQKETNSAALDEGAMFNAVTGVTSRVKGSYAVVSLIAGYGLLAFRDQYGIRPLCIGRIDTPQGPEWMIASESVALEGLGFTFVRDVNPGEAIYIDLDGNFYSRQCVPNAVLTPCIFEYVYMARPDSTIDGVTVYNVRMRMGDYLAEKIRKETNVDEIDVVMPIPDSSRPAAMQVAKNLGVDYREGFFKNRYIGRTFIMPGQAVRKKSVRQKLNAMRIEFKDKTVLIVDDSIVRGTTSFEIVQMARESGAKKVIFASAAPPVRFPNVYGIDMPTRSELVAYGRTDEEINKMIGADQLIYQSVEDMKQAVRDINPNIQQFEASCFDGNYITGDITESYLDALEAARNTSAAKADRQKDSSDFARSQLHLHLATED comes from the coding sequence ATGTGCGGCGTCGTCGGAACTGTTTCCCACTCACCAGTAAATCAACTTCTCTATGATGCCTTGTTGCTTTTGCAACATCGCGGTCAAGATGCCGCAGGTATTGCGACGATGAACGGCAACTCGTTCACGATGCATAAAGCCAATGGCTTAGTGCGAGATGTTTTTAGAACACGCAATATGCGTAGCTTAGTAGGTAATGCAGGTATTGGTCAGGTGCGTTATCCAACTGCTGGTTCAGCTAGCAGTGAAGAAGAGGCGCAACCTTTTTATGTCAGTGCACCATACGGCATCATCCTGGCTCATAACGGCAATTTAACCAATGCGCCAAGTCTGCGTGTTGAGATGGCTTATCGTGATCGTCGTCACATTAATACGAGTTCTGATACTGAAGTATTGCTGAACGTATTGGCTGACGAACTACAAAAAGAAACCAATAGTGCAGCGCTCGATGAGGGCGCGATGTTTAATGCTGTTACTGGTGTCACTAGTCGCGTTAAAGGTTCTTATGCAGTTGTGTCATTAATAGCCGGCTATGGTTTGTTGGCTTTCCGAGATCAGTACGGCATTCGTCCTTTGTGTATCGGACGTATTGATACACCGCAAGGTCCTGAGTGGATGATTGCATCCGAATCTGTTGCTCTCGAAGGTTTGGGATTCACATTTGTACGTGACGTCAATCCAGGCGAAGCAATCTATATCGATTTAGATGGCAATTTCTATTCACGTCAGTGCGTACCTAATGCAGTGCTTACTCCTTGTATCTTTGAGTATGTCTACATGGCTCGTCCAGACTCCACCATCGATGGCGTCACCGTCTATAACGTGCGCATGCGCATGGGTGATTACTTGGCTGAGAAGATTCGCAAAGAGACCAATGTCGACGAGATCGATGTAGTGATGCCGATTCCGGACTCAAGCCGTCCAGCAGCAATGCAGGTTGCCAAGAACTTAGGTGTGGATTACCGCGAAGGCTTCTTTAAAAACCGTTATATCGGTCGCACCTTCATCATGCCGGGGCAGGCTGTGCGCAAGAAATCAGTTCGTCAAAAACTCAATGCGATGCGTATCGAGTTTAAAGATAAGACTGTATTGATCGTAGATGACTCCATCGTACGTGGAACGACATCTTTCGAGATCGTGCAGATGGCTCGTGAATCTGGTGCCAAGAAGGTGATCTTTGCTTCTGCTGCGCCTCCAGTACGTTTCCCGAACGTCTACGGCATTGATATGCCTACGCGTAGTGAATTGGTTGCTTATGGCCGTACTGATGAAGAAATCAACAAGATGATTGGTGCAGATCAACTCATCTACCAAAGTGTTGAGGATATGAAACAGGCGGTGCGGGATATTAATCCCAATATTCAGCAGTTTGAAGCCTCTTGTTTTGATGGAAATTACATCACGGGCGATATTACTGAGTCCTATTTGGATGCTTTAGAAGCTGCCAGAAATACTTCAGCTGCTAAGGCTGATCGCCAGAAGGATTCGAGCGATTTTGCCCGCTCCCAGCTTCACCTTCATTTAGCTACCGAAGACTAA
- a CDS encoding O-succinylhomoserine sulfhydrylase, with the protein MKSKTTRKKPDFSKLALETLAVRAGTRRTAEYQEHSEAMFLTSSFCFDSAELAADGFAHADQGFIYSRFTNPTVSMFQDRLAALEGGEACIATASGMAAIMTLAMAHLQAGDHVVCSRSVFGATIQLFTNILGRFGITTTYVDLADTKSWQAAVQPNTKLFYLETPSNPLTEIADIKAISKIAKKAKALFAVDNCFCTPALQKPLALGADVVIHSATKYLDGQGRVVGGAIVGSKDFIMGKVFPYVRTAGPTLSAFNAWVFLKGLETLELRMKQQSQNALALAQWLEKQPGVERVYHPGLKSHPQYALAKRQQKEGGAILSFTLKGGKKAAFKLINQTKLCSITANLGDTRTTITNPATTTHCRVPPEARIAAGITDGLVRIAVGLENINDLKNDLVGGLKK; encoded by the coding sequence ATGAAGAGCAAAACCACACGCAAAAAACCGGATTTTTCTAAGCTGGCCCTAGAGACTCTAGCGGTCCGCGCTGGCACACGTCGTACTGCTGAGTATCAAGAACACTCCGAGGCAATGTTCCTCACTTCAAGTTTCTGTTTTGATAGCGCTGAATTAGCAGCAGATGGTTTTGCTCACGCTGATCAAGGATTTATCTACTCCCGCTTTACTAATCCAACAGTCAGTATGTTCCAGGATCGCTTGGCTGCTCTAGAGGGTGGTGAGGCTTGTATTGCCACTGCTTCTGGAATGGCTGCCATCATGACATTGGCGATGGCGCATCTGCAGGCAGGTGACCATGTTGTTTGCTCTCGCTCCGTATTTGGTGCAACGATCCAGTTGTTCACCAATATCTTGGGTCGCTTTGGCATTACGACGACTTATGTTGATTTGGCTGATACCAAGTCATGGCAAGCTGCTGTCCAGCCAAACACTAAACTCTTTTATCTAGAGACGCCTTCCAATCCATTGACTGAGATTGCGGATATCAAAGCAATTTCAAAGATCGCCAAAAAAGCAAAAGCATTATTTGCTGTGGATAATTGCTTCTGCACGCCAGCCTTACAGAAACCATTGGCGTTGGGTGCTGATGTCGTCATTCATTCGGCTACTAAGTACTTAGATGGCCAAGGCAGGGTAGTTGGCGGTGCGATCGTGGGTAGCAAAGACTTCATCATGGGCAAAGTATTCCCATATGTCCGCACTGCAGGCCCAACGCTGTCCGCATTTAATGCTTGGGTGTTCCTGAAAGGCTTAGAGACTTTAGAGCTTCGCATGAAGCAACAAAGTCAGAATGCACTCGCCTTGGCTCAATGGTTAGAGAAGCAGCCTGGTGTCGAGCGCGTATACCATCCAGGCTTGAAGTCACATCCTCAGTATGCATTGGCTAAGCGCCAGCAAAAAGAGGGCGGGGCGATTCTGTCTTTCACTCTAAAAGGCGGCAAGAAAGCCGCATTCAAGCTCATTAACCAAACCAAGCTTTGCTCGATTACAGCAAACCTAGGTGACACGCGCACAACCATAACCAATCCAGCAACAACAACGCATTGCCGCGTGCCTCCTGAAGCCAGAATAGCTGCTGGTATCACGGATGGCTTGGTGCGTATTGCAGTG